Below is a window of Manis javanica isolate MJ-LG chromosome 2, MJ_LKY, whole genome shotgun sequence DNA.
AGTGATATGCCACTTATTTACCTATGCAAGGTCAATTATTAATgggatagagaaaaaaatttgaaaaaaaaagatgctagTTATCAAGTAAATACTTCAAGATTTACATAATAAAAGctgtctgaaaataaaattttagtcccAAGAtcataaatttccattttgagtttcaaAATGATTATCCTATTATTCTTTCACATATTGTATCTTCTATAGTTTTCACAATCATTACCTATGCTACAGATCCACATAACCACACACTCTTCACACACTCATACCCTACTAGAGTAAGATAATCTAAACTCAGAAATTTTCCTACAAAGAACATCTTATAATAactaaacaaaacataaacataatGAAACAGACAACCTGGAATTTCTATTTGTCTCACTATTGGGTAGTGCAGACGCAGTCACTTTGAACCTCAATTACTAGAGTGTAACAAACATCTGCTGCTGCTACAAATTATATGAGCACCTGGGCTCCTAGGACTTTCACACAGAAAAAACCACCGATTTCAATCTCTTTGTTTCACAGAtgaaggacactgaggctcacagGAATTAATCTTTTGGAACTAAGTCATTCTGAACTTCATGATTTTTCACTTTAAACAACAAATCTTCACCATGTTTTTGCCTGATGTGCCCACTGCAGTTAGATGGGAACTAATGTacagtattcctttttttttggtatcattaatataaaatcacatgggcaacattgtggttactagattccccccattatcaagtccccacaacataccccattacagtcatgtACAGTATTCCATTTTACACAGGGGAAATTACACGACGAGGCAGGGAACTGATATTTTGAAGGCCACATAAGGGTCAAGAGTCAGGTCTTCTGATGCTTTGAGCACTGTGCTCCTCCTATAACTtggtaataaaaccacaaacGATAGTGtcataaaaatgagcaaacagCACAGTTGAAACTCAGTGGAATACAAAACTCTGTGGTTCTTTTCAATTTGAATTgttccaaacaaaaaaaaccttttggACTAACACTTAAatcattttagcaatattatCTTTCAAAGAATGCATTCTCAATATTATATACTTTAATTCACAaagtaaatttaatatttaaatttttcaagagtaattaagaaacaaaaaggtTAAGCAAACCACTTTACTTGTTAGACTAAAAAGTCAAACATGACTTTAAGAAATTATTCTTCTAGTCAATCTTTTGCTAAGGAagtctagcttttttttttaatcaacagtTCACTGGGTACAAAGGTTAAAACAAAGTGAAATACAATCATAtgacatacttttttttaatggtgtagAAGAAACAGAATCGATTCCTTTAGCATACGAGTctcagaaacaaaagaaagaagttaaGGTAAGATCCTATATATTTACAGTGGTGgatgtttctgaatatttttagttTGTACAAAAATCTTTACCTTTAATAAGTGACAGAAGACCAgaaaatatgattatattttcACATGATTTGCCTTAGAAATATAAACATGGGACAAACATggttaaaaaaatctttctcagAGTTATAATGTAattcaaagtaattatttttcttttgggaaaaatGTTTCATCTAGCCCATCAAATGTGGtaagatctttttattttgaaatatactaATCACAGAGCATTTTGAAGTGGCATTAGCTTAGAAACAAGTTTGTAAGATGAAAAAAATAGGCCACCATATAATTGCTGAAACTGAGTAATGACTACTTGCCTTACTTAGAGTTTCTTCCTTAGAAAGTTTCCACTGTAGAAGTTTTTAAATTTACACCCAAAAAAATGTATACAGCAGTTTACAACAGTGAAGTTAAGTGAACTATTACCATGTTACTCCAAATACACTAAATTCTGAcacaaatatctaaaatattaaatGGCAAGGCTATATATATGTTTAACAAAACCAAACAATAATTGCagcatctttttatttcatgGTGTATAATAGTTGTATAAAGTAAATAACCAAAAATTCCTAAAAAAACTTGCATTTGAAGTTGCACTAAGAAAAacactgtttattttttcagtatcATATCCTTTTGGGTAAAGCCTTATTTCTGTCATGTAGAACACAGGCTAAAAGGGGtcttaattttgtaaaataattaaaagtaactTACATTCcatttgttctctattttttaatcactaaattcaaagacaaatttcacttcaaaataaatctcaaattgagaaaaaatTCCAAAGCAAGAAAAATGGCAACTGTCTTCTTTGTATATAAGGTAATTGACTCAATGACAATTTCTGTATAGTACACTAGGAGCTATTCTGCCAATCTGATTTCTTCAAGTTAGCTAATAATAATGCTAGCAAATGTTGTtagctagggatttatctattccGTGCTGGGATAGTCAACATCCTCCACCTCTCTCAATCTTTATCCTCTCAAAAGatacataaacatgaaaaatctcacaaaccgtGTAGCTCAATCAGTGCACTTCATAGCTATAGACCTAATAATGCTTTAGATTTGAACATTTCCTTGTACAGAATCTACTTAAGGTTTGATATATTGCTTCTAACTCTaaaatttatcaaattaaaaagaaaaaaaattcctttcctaATCCATATAATTTTACCTCCTTTAGCACACTGGAGAAAACAAGTATGAGTATAAAACAGACCATGAAACTAATAAATGCAAGACAATCCTCTGTGTCCCTTTCCACACAGGCTAGTCCTGCCTGACCTCCCCTACCTTCTTTAGCTGGTTTCCATGTCAACCCTTTACTTAAGTTCTGCTAATTCTCTGTGTGGCCTATTTGCCTCTTTAATGACCCCTATcctatttatttctgaaaaaaaaaatagtacttcTCCCTTATTCACCATTACCTTACCCACATCTGCACTCTATTAGTTACATTGGTAAAAACTTCACTAAGAGTTTGAGAAATACTGAAAGATGCCATTGACAAGACTGCACACATATTCGTACAGATCACTAACCGTGAGTAAACTACCTTTTATATATGATTTAGGGATCTCCTTTTGTGGGCAATGGTCTGGAATATGTGATAGCTCAAACTCATTTCTGGCTTTAAAAGGGATTCTATTACAATACACATCCAAGTTGTAAAATCTAGGAGGAACAGTGGCTTTTTCTAACACATCTGACTTAACTATGGAAAGGTGAGAGTAGAAGGGAAATAAGCACAAACAGATCAACAAATTGAAGGCAATAAGGAAGTTAACCAGAATAAGCCAGTACTGAAATAACAATAAATTCCTTATTGCTAATGAGGCACCAGACCAGTAACCTAAAATGAGTCTTGCTCATTCTGAAGTTTTCTACTTCCTGTTGATATGGAATaaacttttccttaaaaattataaGTAACTAATTGCAACAAATGCTATAACAATGCTCAAAAAGCTAAATTTTAGAAAACCACTAAGGCTGATAATAACAAGATAATGTTCATATCCTTTTTAACATCATTTGCAGTATAGTTTCATATGCTGACtttaagaacaaagataaaaacaAGAAACATCAAGGTCGTTATGACTATATGGAAGGTACTGTTTAACaagaagaatttatttaaataaatggcaATTTCCTGTTAAAAATGGCATGTTGAATATACCCATTAACTTCGACTAGTACCCAAAACctgactaaaatgaaaataaaaggtaaTAAGGACTATAACTCATATGGATAAAGTGAATGGAAGATGGGGTAGCAACAGTAAAACCTAGATACTAGAAAGCTAAGAGTTAAGTGAAAAGTGACTGGGAAAGCACAGTTTTCCCAAGCCAGCAGTGGAGAAAGCTGAGAAGCCAGTGAAGAAGCCCTGTAGAACACCTAAACAGCCCAGAATTGGCAGCACCAGGTATTCCAGCCAGTAGGAAAGGAGGGGCTGAAAGTTAAAAgtcttcctccccacctctgcccagcCAGGTAATTATCCTCTCCTAGGTAAGCAGAAGACTGAGGCTTTTTTCCTCTGGGGAGAATAAAACAAAGGGAACATGGGCACCAATGAGCGCAGGGCTGTTGTGGCAAAAACACGGAAAGTTGAAATTTACATATGAATTATTGATATTAATTCACCTTTTTTTACTACTCACCTCTCAGAATGCCAACCCCTTTGTTTTTATCTGTTCAAGCAAGAGATTAGAGCAGTCATTTCAGAGAATCCAACCAGAACAAGAAAAAAGATCTATAGATAATGACATTTAGAGATTCCCCAAGAAAACAGACTAGCATGTTCACTCTACAGTAAGGTCTAAAGTTAGTAAGATCCACACAAATGCAGTTTCCAATCAGCTATTTCGTTTCCCACTCTCAAATATACATCCCAAACCTAATATTAATAGGTATATGAAGATATAAGaaacaagaagataaaaaagaagactttaataaaaatttgaagataatgttgaagatgtgtccagaaaacagagcaaaacacaCAGAGATGAAATGTAGATcagtaaagataaaaaattagaaaatcattCCAGGAGATCCAACACCCAATTAAAGGAGTGCTAGAAAGAGAATGAGAtttcttttataagaaaataatcaGTATCATCAATGAAATTATTCAGAAAATTTCCCAGACTGAGGGACATAGCTTCCAGATTGAAAGTCCCCATCAAGTACCCAGTGTCATGAATGAAAATAGACTCTCAAAGGATcttgaaatttcagaatattgATTTTAAAAGTTTTGGAGGGCAAGAGGAGGCATATCACATTAAAGGATAAAGAATTGGAATGGCATAGCATCACAATCCTTAACAGTAATACTAGAAATCCGAAGACTATACGGCAATGCCATCAACATTTTGAGGGAAATTTATTTCCTACTTAGAATTACACTTGTAGCCAAAATATCTTTTAAGGTCTATAAAAAAATTCCTCCCATGGACCTTCTAAGGAGGCCACTGCAGGAAGCTCCATTAAAAAAGGGCAGTAATCCAAGACAGGGCATTCTATAAAACAAGAATCCAGTAACAATGGCAAAGGGGAATCTCTACAATGAGGATGGACAGAAAGTTAGTGGCTGTGTAGAAAGCTAATTCATCAGCTAATCCAGCATGGCAGCAGGCTCTGAAAGCAACATCTTTAAGCAGATGAAAcagattaaacattttatttgcataaactATTGAGAGATTTTCTAGGGGAGGGCTTAGGTATAAATTcatgacaaaaaataaagaaaactaagtACATGAATGGAACAGTACTACAATTAGAGAAGAAAGTGTGCAGGAACAGAAAAGTAATCCTGGTCCATGGTTCATCACTGATATCATTTGTTATATATTTACAAGAGTAAATACTCAACCAAAATCACAAGCAACTATGCTTGGAGAATGAAGAGACTGCAAGTATGTACTTGATGGGTTAGAGATGAAGGTATACAGTGTTTGAAAGAGAGCTGAGATTCTCATTTCCCACAACTGAAAATCAATGGATTATACCAACATACAATGtctaaaattgaaaaacaaaacattagcaataTATGCTTATACttaaacatgcatatatatattcttcTGGACTTTCTTTTGTGCaagtatataaacatttttaaatgtacatatgtataaattttttgtattaaaatttttatgtgtgtataattatgtataatatgtattttgtataacaaatatatgtacaaaattttttaatgttaacatttttaaatatatataaatatatattcttctagACTTTTGTgcacatatattaaaatttttaaatgtatgaccacttcaattattttaaagttcctTGAAATGTCTTATTAAGACACCTCTGAAAATACTATCTTTCATTCTCTACAGGAAGCTTTCCAGTTTAAGATTAGAATGCAGGGAGGGTGAAGGGAATGtactttttcacattttacacattttaagaaaaaataattttaaaaagaaacaaaggagatCAAAACATCCTCCATAATCTCTAAACTTCTGGTCTCCTATtgagatgaaaatattctgttttctatCAGGCCTGCGATATGAAAACCACAAGCATCATGATCTTGTTTTGGCCCTTCTCTATGCTATTATTATCAGAAGAAAGCGAGACTTCTAAAATAGTAAGTTTTGACAATCAAGGTagctaaaatatttcaaaggtaaACTTTGTAAAATACCTCAaggcaatgaaagaaagaaaaaaaaattcaagctaTGCTATCAAAACTAACTCTGGTTAGCTGTGTACATTCGAAATCTGTCATCTCTGAGCCAAACTCTAATTTGACAAAAGCAGTCTTCATGTTTgcttaaaataagttttttaaagttGATTAAAGGAGAAATCTGTAAATTTTCATTACAAAATCAGAGATTTGTTTCAAGACATAAAACCACACTTTAAAAtataggaaacatttttttaaatttcatatttatgaggaaaattattatttttggatatttattaTGGGGGGCAGTCAAAACAAGAACTATTTCTTTGGATCTATGTCCACATACGGAAAGCAGTTCCTTCATGGTGCCTGGCTCTTTAAATTCAATATGTGGCTCAATTCCTATTATAAcgtattttcttctaaaacacTAACCTTTGAGTTGTAAATACTATGGAGTTATATAGTATTATTTCTTAATTACTTAATAGCCCTAGGTGCAATGTTggtagttttgattttttaaaattaagtattttaaaataatttcattatgcCAATCTTGCACACTGAAATACTAAattaacagaattatttttttaccaTGTATTTCCACATATGTAAATGGGAATGTACcagtattctttctttctgcaATGATTATGTAATAAAATTTGGAAGATAACATGTATGACAACTAGAAGCTCCTTGCTCAATTATAGGTATCAGAATTTTCTTAATCTTCAGTATTTCattccaataaagaaaaaaaaaaggtatctgCTTTCCCTTTTTCACACTATAACACCAAAaggtagattattttttaaaactatttccttccAATGTCTCATTGCCTGGATATAAAAATTTGGTAAATTATGTCAATATGtttcctgattttttaaatttttttcttttttaggaaatTAAATGTAATTTCACTGAAATGAACTATTATTTGATTCCAGTGGATATCAATAAAGATGTTACTATACTTGATCTCAGTTACAACCAAATTACTCTGAATGTTACAGACACAAGGGCTCTACAGACATATTTTTTACTCACTGAGCTCTATTTGATTGAGAACAATATTGTTATCTTACATAATAATAGTTTTGGTAACCTCTCCAAtctagaaattttaaatatctgtagAAACTCCATCAGTGTAATTCAACCACAGGCATTTATAGGATTAAGTGAACTAAAACAGTTATATCTCTGccaaaacaaaatattacaactGAATCCTGATATATTCGTGCCTTTAAAAAACCTGATACTTCTGAATCTGCAAGGTAATTTGATAAGCTATTTTGATGTACCACAACTGTTTCATCtggaattaataattttatatggaAATCCATGGAACTGCTCTTGTAGTCTGCTGAATTTGAAGAACTGGTTGAATACATCAAACGTGACACTAGGTAAGCTAtcataatttaaattaataaaaacaaaatatggttGATTTTGGTTGTTCTGCACCATAAAGTCTCTCATGTTTTAAAGGCAAGGAAGCTATTCCTATTTtaagagaaacaggaagaaacactaaaaagtaattgttgatggagctagagggtattatgctcagtgaaataagccagaaagacaagtaccagatgatttcactcatatgtggagtataagaacaaagaaaaactgaaggaacaaaacagcagcagaatcacagaacccaagaatgtactaacagttaccaaagggaaagggactggagaatggactaacagttaccaaaatggactaacagttaccaaagggaaagggacaggggaggatggatgggaagggagggatgagggcagggaaaaagaaagggggcattaagattagcatgtataatgtggggggagggaccatggggagggctgtacaacacagagaagacaagtagtgattctacagcatcttactacactgatggacagtgactgtactggggattgtgggagggacttggtgaaggggggagcctagtaaacataatgttctgcatgtaattgtagattaatgataacaaaataaaaaacaaaaaaagtaattgtTGAATAGAtactctccctctgcctcttaagtaaaaaaaaaaaaaagaaaaatttaaatgttttatatatgtgaGATGATACTGTCACCTCATGTATGAAGTTTGCAATTTCAATACATAAGATTAATTTAAGTACTTCCTTTTGTTAGGATATCCTACAAGAGAATAGGTGAAAACAGGTTCCCTAGTTTCTTACCTACAAACTGTGCTCTGCCTGAAATCCAGATTTTCACCACAATCTTAATCATAGTATCTTTACTAACACAAACAATAACTATATATACTGAATtaaactatattataaaataacttgGTAAACAAGAATGCGCATCTTCTCATTGTGTTGGGGCGCAAACACAAGAGTGCTTTCTTGTATCTTCAATAACCACAGATATgtcaaaaacttctagaaaaaaataattataaaatgttgtTAAACATAACTAATCTTATTTCACAtaataaatcttaatttttttctttcttctttactagAAAATGAGAATATCACCATGTGTAGCTACCCAAATATCTTGAAGTTCTACAGTATCAAAACAGTACCTTATAAGGCTGAATGCTACTCAAAATTTCCTTCACTTATAACTGAAGATCTTTATACACATTTTCAGTCCATTAGCAACTCAACACTTAACAGCTCTTTGAACAACTTAACAAGAAATTCAGGTAATAGTTTTGAATATTAATACTGCTGAGGTAGCATAATAAACAAACTGAGATGGtcttcatttttctgcattctaCATTTCTAGAAACAATGTAAAAGAACATCTCTGTAAAAATTCCTCATTTCAACAACGACTTACAAAATACTAGGTTTCTGAAGTAGGCCCTGCTAGTTACCAGCTAAATGCCATTATGTAAGTTATTAAAAttctctgagcctttgttttcACTAACCAAGTTATAATTCTTCTGAGTATAAATCAATATGTTcttaggtgaatggataaactataCCTGTGAAGATAGGAGTTAATTGGAAAAAGGTATTCTTTCCCCACACTGTGAAAATACCTTTATTGCAGTTCTAGTAACCTTTGCTTAAAGAAAACTGAATGTACATTTACTTCTAATGCCAATATTGGGGAGTTATTATGACATGTAAGTAAAATTATAGTTTGTCAATTTAACAAAatatctcttctctctctctccctctctcggTATTCCATTTAAGAACATGAACCTCTTGGAAAAAGCTGGGCTTTTCTTGTTGGTGTTGTAGTCACTCTACTGATGACTTCACTCCTCATTTTTATTGCTGTCAAATGCCCAATATGGTATAATTTTCTGCTTAGTTACAATCATCACCGCCTGGAAGAGCATGAAGCAGAAACCTATGAAGATGGTTTTACTGGAAATCCAAGTTCTCTTTCACAGATACCAGATACAAACTCTGAAGAAGCTACGGTGATATTTGAACAACTACATTCATTTGTGGTAGATGACGATGGATTTATTGAAGACAAATATATAGATACTCATGAATTACGGGAAGAAAATTTCCTTCCACTTTGATTCTTTAAAATTGTTATCAGTTCACTCACAGTTTAGACATGGAAATTTTGTTATGTGACATACCAACTATACTAAACTCTAGCTAGTAAACTTCCATATTAATTGTAACACATATTAATgtcaaaaattatgtttttctcaTTGCTATTGAGCAAATAGGTACAAATACAGTAGCTAATACTCCTTGGTAGCTAATATTTATAATACCATCTTTATCACTCTCAGCAGTATTTAGAAGACTATACATAATAGAAGGAAAAGGCCtaaatttttcattaattaaaatgaTGTAATGTGTCATTTATATGATGGATTTATTTCATGttaatcagatggccaacacatcAATAACACAAGGATATACTTTGACACTACACAATCAAAGGGAAAAGGACATGCTATACCTTGAGAAAGCAGTTTTCACTGTCTTCTCTTTAGTACCAGTATTTAGTGTGATATGACCATCTGGTTTATTATGGACCAACTATTCATATTCAGTTGGTTATAGTATATAGCTTCCATGTATTACTTCAACACTTAAAACTTGGCTTTAATTCAATTGCACATGCCTGCTTGAACTAATGATTCTCTTCCAGTTCTGACGtctataattttctaaaaatttggtATTAGCCAAAATCaattatcttttgaaaatatatgtaattataattttaaacccatttattttacttgtttagtgAGATATTTTTAAGCATTCAATATTCAATTATAAGAGGCTCTTGAATATAAGAGGTTAGATGCAGTCTTTGTTCATTCATAATTACATTTCACTTTACTACAGCAAATTTAGTGAAATTATAGACATCAGAATTGGAAGAGAATCATTAGCTCAAGCAGGCATGTGCAACTGAATTAAAGCTAAGTTCTAAATATTGTAGTAATACATCGAAGCTATATACTATAACCAAATTACTATGAATAGGTGTTCCATAATAAACCAGATGGTCATATTATACTAAATAGTGGTACTAAAGAAAAGACAGTGAAAACTTAAGTTTTTTATATCTGCCTTCTCAAGGTATAGCATgtccttttccctttgactgTGTAGTCAAGGTAGATACATGTGTTACTGAGATGTTGGCCATATgattaacatataaaataaatccaTCCTCCTGCTGCATATAGAAGTAATCTTCATAAAAATAACTTTGTTCTTAAATTTCTGCTTAAATGGGTCAGAACCAATTTACTCAGCCTCTATTAGAATTATAGATAAtaagggttttgtttgtttgtttgttttggtatcataaTTGTATACAATTTTGTAtccagcttttttttaaattaaaatatcattgatatacaaacaGATAATAAGTTTGTAAATGGCTTACATTTTTAGGACAAGCTGCCatattttaagaacttttttttcttaactaaatAAACCAAATAAGACATAAAAACCTATGATATTCTTAAATTTATACCTAAACTCTGGGAGTTATCTTTTTAGACGAATTATCTATAAAACATGTACATATAATA
It encodes the following:
- the LRRC19 gene encoding leucine-rich repeat-containing protein 19 — protein: MKTTSIMILFWPFSMLLLSEESETSKIEIKCNFTEMNYYLIPVDINKDVTILDLSYNQITLNVTDTRALQTYFLLTELYLIENNIVILHNNSFGNLSNLEILNICRNSISVIQPQAFIGLSELKQLYLCQNKILQLNPDIFVPLKNLILLNLQGNLISYFDVPQLFHLELIILYGNPWNCSCSLLNLKNWLNTSNVTLENENITMCSYPNILKFYSIKTVPYKAECYSKFPSLITEDLYTHFQSISNSTLNSSLNNLTRNSEHEPLGKSWAFLVGVVVTLLMTSLLIFIAVKCPIWYNFLLSYNHHRLEEHEAETYEDGFTGNPSSLSQIPDTNSEEATVIFEQLHSFVVDDDGFIEDKYIDTHELREENFLPL